A window from Pseudonocardia cypriaca encodes these proteins:
- a CDS encoding acyl-CoA carboxylase subunit epsilon: MTGTEATGTPEERRAAFQVVRGEPSDEELAALTVVLAAVAAPAPGPETPPARSRWSDPAARFRTPLHPGPGAWRTSTWPR; the protein is encoded by the coding sequence GTGACGGGAACCGAGGCGACGGGCACGCCGGAGGAGCGCAGGGCGGCGTTCCAGGTGGTCAGGGGCGAGCCGTCGGACGAGGAGCTCGCGGCGCTGACGGTCGTGCTCGCCGCCGTCGCCGCGCCCGCACCCGGCCCGGAGACGCCTCCGGCCCGGAGCCGCTGGTCCGATCCCGCCGCGCGGTTCCGGACGCCGCTCCACCCGGGCCCCGGTGCGTGGCGCACGTCGACCTGGCCGCGCTGA
- a CDS encoding GTP-binding protein, which produces MHAHTDPDDLVPLKVLIAGGFGVGKTTLVSSLSEIPPLLTEQAMTTASIGVDEADMVPTKTTTTVAMDFGRITVDDSLILYLFGTPGQSRFWFMWDELARGSVGAVVLVDLRRIDDCFPAIDFFENRRLPFVVGVNRFPGADDYDIDTVRDALALSSDCPLVWMDARDPHSSRDTLVTLVEHALARTSVVRAG; this is translated from the coding sequence GTGCACGCTCACACTGATCCCGACGACCTGGTCCCGCTCAAGGTGCTCATCGCCGGCGGGTTCGGGGTCGGCAAGACGACCCTCGTGAGTTCGCTCTCGGAGATCCCGCCGCTGCTCACGGAGCAGGCCATGACCACCGCCTCCATCGGGGTGGACGAGGCCGACATGGTGCCCACCAAGACCACCACCACGGTGGCGATGGACTTCGGGCGCATCACCGTCGACGACTCGCTGATCCTGTACCTCTTCGGTACGCCGGGGCAGTCCCGGTTCTGGTTCATGTGGGACGAGCTCGCCCGCGGCTCCGTCGGCGCGGTCGTGCTGGTGGACCTGCGCCGGATCGACGACTGCTTCCCCGCGATCGACTTCTTCGAGAACCGGCGGCTGCCGTTCGTGGTCGGCGTCAACCGGTTCCCGGGCGCCGACGACTACGACATCGACACCGTGCGCGACGCGCTCGCGCTGTCCTCGGACTGCCCGCTCGTGTGGATGGACGCGCGGGACCCGCACTCCAGCCGGGACACGCTCGTGACGCTGGTCGAGCACGCCCTCGCCCGGACCTCGGTGGTGCGGGCCGGCTGA
- a CDS encoding DUF742 domain-containing protein has translation MSLRDALGRQPSGVQEAHGGRVVPVYALTGGRTRSSTGAELPVETLVTVTPAGHRADELHLEYRATVELAARPISVVEIGAALRVPVGVARVLVSDLVDAGYLAVHLPPSVDGSPAPEILERLLEGLRARSH, from the coding sequence GTGTCGCTTCGGGACGCCCTCGGTCGCCAACCGTCCGGCGTGCAGGAGGCGCACGGCGGCCGCGTGGTGCCGGTGTACGCGCTCACCGGCGGGCGCACCCGCTCCTCCACCGGTGCGGAGCTGCCGGTGGAGACGCTGGTGACCGTCACGCCTGCGGGCCACCGAGCCGACGAGCTGCACCTGGAGTACCGCGCGACCGTCGAGCTCGCCGCGCGTCCGATCTCGGTGGTCGAGATCGGCGCGGCGCTGCGCGTACCGGTCGGGGTGGCCAGGGTGCTCGTCAGCGACCTTGTCGACGCCGGGTACCTGGCCGTTCACCTCCCGCCTTCGGTGGACGGCAGCCCGGCGCCCGAGATCTTGGAACGGCTGTTGGAGGGGCTTCGTGCACGCTCACACTGA
- a CDS encoding roadblock/LC7 domain-containing protein yields MSGRSGQLDWLLAEFARDVPGVVHGVVVSGDGLRLALSPDVSVALGDQLAAAASGLVSLARGTSHLLDAGPVTQTILEMAGGYLFVSSVSQGATLAVFTRRQCDIGMVGYEMTMLAARVGHALTPAPRASAGR; encoded by the coding sequence GTGAGCGGCCGATCAGGGCAGCTGGACTGGTTGCTCGCGGAGTTCGCACGCGACGTGCCCGGGGTCGTCCACGGTGTGGTGGTCTCCGGCGACGGCCTGCGGCTGGCATTGTCCCCCGACGTCAGCGTCGCGCTGGGAGACCAGCTCGCCGCCGCCGCGTCGGGGCTCGTCAGCCTGGCCCGTGGCACCTCGCACCTGCTCGACGCGGGGCCCGTCACCCAGACCATCCTCGAGATGGCCGGTGGCTACCTGTTCGTCTCGTCGGTCAGCCAAGGAGCCACGCTGGCGGTGTTCACGCGCCGGCAGTGCGACATCGGCATGGTCGGCTACGAGATGACGATGCTCGCTGCGCGGGTGGGCCACGCACTCACACCCGCTCCGCGGGCGAGCGCGGGACGGTAG
- a CDS encoding sensor histidine kinase — protein sequence MQTSAPIGPPEEGTDGTGRAVSRLLAYLPRGNTLDDRSWQRRHRLLQWVLLIHVPAMAALGVVLGNSPLIIGYTLIGPVGFLVLGHVLRTRRLASFSTTGGLVFCSIGLVVLTSGSIEAHFHFFIIIGFIALYQDWVPFLWNVAFTVISHGLGTLWISSLIFNHPAAQAHPWLWSIIHGVAVLLACVGMVIFWRITEEEQTEKEALGRRLITADAEIGRRRFTSEMLVNLARRNQSMLYRQLDIINQLEEKERDPDALSQLFTLDHLATRVRRNAESLLVLAGEQPPRTWSAPVPLRDVVRAAIAETEDLDRVVFAIDDRIAVSGASVADLTHLVAELTENAVRFSPPDTAVTIRARPDRRDEGGYLLTIEDWGVGMPAADLVAANELLASPREVDLAVAQRLGFHVVARLAARHGISVSLGNTPGSGVTAVIALPAALFAVAPADVVLPPDTGVTEARPYVTGRVHRREPRFDDHPLENTGWVEPLSTAGAVRSAGTNGSSASRWSVPTEMLGSNRHGLDGAPDGGWRGWWNPESVGSPTRHTDRQPVDGGRGANGKRSPGWHPSPTPRDQQALPSAPQATSKPAPEPDVADVPAEPEIPTPRRNGEAAENGKPGLRRRVPQAHLAPELRQPVAGEGAEAPQIDGAAASALSRYQASRQAAQAVVDETGTAGGIRQ from the coding sequence ATGCAGACCAGTGCGCCGATCGGCCCTCCCGAGGAGGGAACCGACGGAACGGGCCGGGCGGTGAGTCGCCTGCTGGCCTACCTGCCTCGCGGCAACACGCTCGACGACCGGTCGTGGCAGCGACGCCACCGCCTGTTGCAGTGGGTCCTGCTGATCCACGTGCCCGCCATGGCCGCACTCGGCGTCGTTCTCGGCAACTCACCCCTGATCATCGGGTACACGCTGATCGGGCCGGTGGGCTTCCTGGTGCTCGGTCACGTGCTGCGCACGCGCCGACTGGCGTCGTTCTCCACGACGGGTGGCCTCGTCTTCTGCTCGATCGGCCTCGTGGTGCTCACCTCGGGCAGCATCGAGGCGCACTTCCACTTCTTCATCATCATCGGGTTCATCGCGCTCTACCAGGACTGGGTGCCGTTCCTGTGGAACGTGGCGTTCACCGTGATCAGCCACGGTCTCGGCACGCTCTGGATCAGCAGCCTGATCTTCAACCACCCGGCGGCCCAGGCGCACCCGTGGCTGTGGTCGATCATCCACGGCGTCGCGGTGCTCCTCGCGTGCGTCGGCATGGTGATCTTCTGGCGGATCACGGAGGAGGAGCAGACGGAGAAGGAGGCGCTCGGCCGCAGGCTGATCACGGCGGACGCCGAGATCGGGCGCCGTCGCTTCACCTCCGAGATGCTGGTCAACCTCGCGCGGCGCAACCAGAGCATGCTCTACCGCCAGCTGGACATCATCAACCAGCTCGAGGAGAAGGAGCGCGACCCCGACGCCCTCTCCCAGCTGTTCACGCTGGACCACCTCGCCACCCGCGTGCGCCGCAACGCCGAGAGCCTGCTGGTGCTCGCCGGTGAGCAGCCCCCGCGAACCTGGTCGGCCCCGGTCCCGCTGCGCGACGTCGTGCGCGCCGCGATCGCCGAGACCGAGGACCTCGACCGCGTCGTGTTCGCCATCGACGACCGGATCGCGGTGTCCGGTGCCTCCGTCGCCGACCTCACCCACCTGGTCGCCGAGCTCACCGAGAACGCGGTGCGCTTCTCGCCACCGGACACGGCGGTGACCATCCGGGCGAGGCCCGACCGGCGCGACGAGGGCGGCTACCTGCTGACGATCGAGGACTGGGGCGTCGGTATGCCGGCCGCCGACCTCGTCGCCGCCAACGAGCTCCTCGCGAGCCCACGGGAGGTCGACCTCGCGGTCGCGCAACGGCTGGGCTTCCACGTGGTCGCGCGGCTCGCCGCCCGCCACGGCATCTCGGTCTCGCTCGGCAACACCCCCGGTTCCGGCGTCACCGCCGTCATCGCGCTCCCCGCGGCGCTCTTCGCGGTCGCGCCTGCCGACGTCGTGCTCCCGCCCGACACGGGCGTGACGGAGGCGCGGCCGTACGTCACGGGCCGGGTGCACCGCCGCGAGCCGCGGTTCGACGACCACCCGCTGGAGAACACGGGCTGGGTCGAGCCGCTCTCCACGGCCGGCGCCGTGCGCAGCGCGGGCACGAACGGATCGTCGGCGTCCCGCTGGTCCGTGCCGACGGAGATGCTCGGCTCGAACAGGCACGGCCTCGACGGCGCGCCCGACGGTGGCTGGCGCGGGTGGTGGAACCCGGAATCGGTGGGCTCGCCCACCCGGCACACCGATCGTCAGCCCGTCGACGGCGGGCGTGGGGCCAACGGGAAGCGGTCGCCGGGGTGGCACCCCTCTCCCACACCCCGGGATCAGCAGGCGTTGCCCTCGGCCCCGCAGGCGACGTCGAAGCCCGCCCCGGAGCCGGACGTCGCCGACGTCCCGGCCGAGCCGGAGATCCCGACGCCCAGGCGCAACGGGGAGGCCGCCGAGAACGGCAAGCCGGGCCTGCGGCGGCGGGTGCCACAGGCGCACCTCGCGCCGGAGCTGCGGCAGCCGGTGGCGGGCGAAGGCGCAGAGGCGCCCCAGATCGACGGTGCCGCGGCCAGTGCGCTGTCGCGGTACCAGGCGAGCCGGCAGGCGGCGCAGGCCGTCGTCGACGAAACGGGAACGGCAGGAGGGATTCGTCAGTGA
- a CDS encoding enoyl-CoA hydratase-related protein, whose product MRILLLCSSFNGLTQRVWTDLRAAGHEVVSRTAGSEAAMRGTVTAVDPDVIICPFLKERIPADIWASRPTVVIHPGPEGDRGPSSLDWAISDAEPEWGVTALGAIDEMDAGPIWGTRTFALPAEPPRKSALYAGPVTEAAAALAAEVVAKVGDPTFAPRPLDYSRPGVRGRLRPTMRQVDRAFSWSDPTEHVLRRIRAADGSPGVRTELAGLPVSVFDAHRGPATPGEPGTIALRRHGAVLVRTGDGALWIGHLRRRDDGPRIKLPATMVLRDRLVGVPESLEPLGAPGAGYREITYHRHGPVGIVSFDFYNGAMSTAQCHRLAAALRAAAAQDTSVLVLRGGQFFSNGIHLNVIEARPDAAAEAWRNINAINDVCREIITCTHQLVVSAMGGNAGAGGVMLGLGADQVLVRAGVVLNPHYRTMGLSGSEYWTYTLPRRVGAAEAQRLTGECLPIGAAEAAAIGLADGVLPGAPDEFDAAVLDHAYRLATSDGLGQRLAAKAAARVADERHRPLETYRIRELAEMSHDIFDDRLGFAAARHAFVMKQPAATAEQHDARELARSAGF is encoded by the coding sequence GTGAGAATCCTCCTGCTGTGTTCGTCCTTCAATGGCCTCACCCAGCGGGTCTGGACGGATCTACGCGCGGCCGGACACGAGGTCGTGAGCCGCACGGCCGGGTCCGAAGCCGCGATGAGGGGGACCGTCACCGCCGTCGATCCGGACGTGATCATTTGCCCGTTCCTGAAGGAACGGATCCCGGCTGACATCTGGGCCTCCCGGCCGACCGTCGTCATCCACCCCGGGCCCGAGGGCGACCGCGGACCGTCGTCGCTCGACTGGGCGATCAGCGACGCGGAGCCGGAGTGGGGGGTCACCGCGCTCGGCGCGATCGACGAGATGGACGCCGGCCCGATCTGGGGCACCCGCACCTTCGCCCTCCCCGCCGAGCCGCCCCGCAAGAGCGCGCTCTACGCCGGTCCGGTCACCGAGGCCGCGGCAGCGCTCGCCGCGGAGGTCGTGGCGAAGGTGGGCGACCCGACGTTCGCGCCACGGCCGCTCGACTACTCCCGCCCCGGCGTCCGCGGCCGCCTCCGGCCCACGATGCGCCAGGTGGACCGGGCCTTCTCGTGGTCCGACCCCACCGAGCACGTGCTGCGGCGCATCCGCGCGGCCGACGGCTCCCCCGGTGTCCGCACCGAGCTCGCCGGCCTCCCCGTCTCGGTGTTCGACGCGCACCGCGGGCCGGCCACACCGGGCGAGCCGGGCACGATCGCCCTGCGGCGCCACGGGGCCGTGCTCGTGCGCACCGGCGACGGAGCGCTGTGGATCGGCCACCTCCGCAGGCGCGATGACGGCCCGCGGATCAAGCTGCCGGCCACGATGGTGCTGCGGGACCGGCTCGTCGGCGTCCCGGAGTCGCTCGAGCCGCTCGGCGCGCCCGGCGCGGGCTACCGCGAGATCACCTACCACCGCCACGGCCCCGTCGGGATCGTCAGCTTCGACTTCTACAACGGGGCGATGTCCACAGCCCAGTGCCACCGGCTCGCGGCGGCGCTGAGGGCCGCGGCCGCCCAGGACACCTCGGTGCTGGTCCTGCGCGGAGGGCAGTTCTTCTCCAACGGGATCCACCTGAACGTCATCGAGGCCCGGCCGGACGCGGCCGCTGAGGCGTGGCGGAACATCAACGCGATCAACGACGTCTGCCGCGAGATCATCACCTGCACCCACCAGCTCGTCGTCTCCGCGATGGGCGGCAACGCTGGCGCGGGTGGCGTCATGCTCGGCCTCGGGGCCGACCAGGTGCTGGTGCGCGCAGGCGTCGTGCTGAACCCGCACTACCGGACCATGGGCCTCTCCGGATCGGAGTACTGGACGTACACGCTGCCCCGCCGGGTCGGGGCCGCGGAGGCGCAGCGGCTCACCGGGGAGTGCCTGCCGATCGGCGCCGCAGAGGCGGCGGCCATCGGGCTCGCCGACGGCGTGCTGCCCGGGGCGCCCGACGAGTTCGACGCCGCGGTGCTGGATCACGCGTACCGCCTGGCCACCTCGGACGGGCTGGGCCAGCGCCTCGCCGCGAAGGCGGCGGCCCGGGTGGCCGACGAGCGGCACCGGCCGCTGGAGACCTACCGCATCCGCGAGCTGGCCGAGATGAGCCACGACATCTTCGACGACCGTCTCGGCTTCGCCGCCGCCCGGCATGCCTTCGTGATGAAGCAACCCGCCGCTACCGCGGAGCAGCACGACGCGAGGGAGCTCGCCAGGAGCGCCGGCTTCTAG
- a CDS encoding enolase C-terminal domain-like protein, whose amino-acid sequence MIDTRITGLEVVPIAFSDPPLLNAAGVHEPLALRTLVRLRAGDVVAWGEGRGDALPADVVPAVRDAVLGLDVFATSRIEAAVDAVLRRLRPELGPRARLTSFAPVEVAALDAQGRLLGKPVSELLGGALRERVDYSAYLFFKWAGHLDAEPDEWGEALDAAGVVAQARAFIDRYGFRSIKLKAGALHPDREVEALLALAEEFPGLPLRIDPNGAWSHETTLAVARRLDGVLEYLEDPVLGIDGMSRVHAETGIPLATNMCVVETAHLLPAVRTDAVQILLSDHHYWGGLRRTKDLAAICEAMGVGVSMHSNSHLGVSLAAMTHVAAAIPNLDHACDTHYPWNRADDVVVPGGIEIVDGAVAVPTGPGLGVEVDESRVEELHERYRAAGRTARDDGGYMRRRDPNFTDALPRY is encoded by the coding sequence ATGATCGACACGCGGATCACCGGGCTCGAGGTCGTCCCCATCGCGTTCTCGGACCCGCCGCTGCTCAACGCCGCAGGCGTGCACGAGCCGCTCGCGCTGCGCACCCTCGTGCGGCTGCGCGCGGGTGACGTCGTCGCTTGGGGCGAGGGGCGCGGGGACGCCCTGCCCGCCGACGTGGTGCCGGCCGTCCGGGACGCCGTGCTCGGCCTCGACGTCTTCGCGACGTCACGCATCGAGGCCGCCGTCGACGCCGTGCTTCGGCGCCTGCGGCCCGAGCTCGGCCCGCGGGCCCGCCTGACCAGCTTCGCCCCCGTCGAGGTCGCCGCGCTCGACGCGCAGGGCCGCCTGCTGGGCAAGCCGGTGAGCGAGCTGCTCGGCGGGGCGCTGCGGGAACGCGTCGACTACAGCGCATACCTGTTCTTCAAGTGGGCGGGCCACCTCGACGCGGAACCCGACGAGTGGGGCGAGGCGCTCGACGCCGCCGGGGTGGTCGCCCAGGCCCGCGCGTTCATCGACCGGTACGGCTTCCGGTCGATCAAGCTCAAGGCCGGGGCGCTGCACCCCGACCGCGAGGTGGAGGCGCTGCTCGCGCTCGCCGAGGAGTTCCCGGGCCTCCCCCTGCGGATCGACCCCAACGGCGCGTGGAGCCACGAGACCACCCTTGCCGTCGCCCGGCGCCTCGACGGCGTGCTCGAGTACCTCGAGGACCCCGTGCTCGGCATCGACGGGATGAGCCGGGTGCACGCCGAGACCGGCATCCCGCTCGCGACGAACATGTGCGTCGTCGAGACCGCGCACCTGCTGCCCGCGGTGCGCACCGACGCCGTGCAGATCCTCCTGAGCGACCACCACTACTGGGGCGGCCTTCGCCGCACGAAGGACCTCGCCGCGATCTGCGAGGCGATGGGCGTCGGGGTGTCGATGCACTCGAACTCCCACCTCGGGGTGTCGCTCGCGGCGATGACGCACGTCGCGGCGGCCATCCCGAACCTCGACCACGCCTGCGACACCCACTACCCGTGGAACCGGGCCGACGACGTCGTCGTGCCCGGCGGGATCGAGATCGTCGACGGTGCGGTCGCGGTACCCACCGGCCCCGGGCTCGGTGTGGAGGTCGACGAGAGCCGCGTGGAGGAGTTGCACGAGCGGTACCGGGCGGCGGGCCGCACGGCGCGCGACGACGGCGGTTACATGCGCCGTCGGGACCCGAACTTCACCGACGCGCTGCCGCGCTACTGA
- a CDS encoding Maf family protein yields MRVVLASASPARRAVLRAAGIDPLVEIADVDEEALLAAMPEASPAEKVTHLAAAKATTVARRIAGTHPDAVLIGCDSMLHLGGELVGKPGDPDTARRRWKAMAGGTGELVTGHAVLRLADGEIDQVAEGHAVTTVRFAEPTDAELEAYLATGEPLVVAGAFTLDGLGGWFVEGIDGDPSNVIGISLPLVRRLLAAVGVRVTDLWRPPTG; encoded by the coding sequence GTGCGCGTCGTGCTGGCCTCCGCCTCCCCCGCCCGCCGGGCAGTGCTCCGAGCCGCGGGCATCGACCCGCTGGTCGAGATCGCCGACGTCGACGAGGAGGCGCTCCTCGCGGCGATGCCCGAGGCCTCGCCCGCCGAGAAGGTGACCCACCTCGCCGCGGCGAAGGCCACCACCGTCGCGAGGCGGATCGCCGGCACCCACCCGGACGCCGTCCTGATCGGCTGCGACTCGATGCTGCACCTCGGCGGCGAGCTCGTCGGCAAGCCGGGCGACCCGGACACCGCCCGCCGCCGCTGGAAGGCGATGGCGGGCGGCACCGGTGAGCTCGTCACCGGCCACGCCGTGCTCCGCCTAGCCGACGGCGAGATCGACCAGGTCGCCGAGGGGCACGCGGTCACGACCGTCCGCTTCGCCGAACCGACCGACGCCGAGCTGGAGGCCTACCTCGCCACCGGCGAACCGCTCGTCGTGGCCGGCGCCTTCACGCTGGACGGCCTGGGCGGCTGGTTCGTCGAGGGCATCGACGGCGACCCGTCCAACGTCATCGGGATCAGCCTCCCCCTGGTGCGGCGGCTGCTGGCGGCCGTCGGCGTCCGGGTCACCGACCTGTGGCGCCCGCCCACGGGCTGA
- a CDS encoding Na+/H+ antiporter — MEVLLLVVGLMLAAVLLVGVGDRTRLPWPALMVLLGVVVAAVPGLPDAFDLDPELILPLFLPPLLFATAQRTSWALFRARWRSIALLAVALVAVTIAAVAGTALAIVPGITLTAAVALGAMVAPPDPVAVEAVAGPVRMPRRLLSVLQSEGLFNDATALVVFQTAVLATVQGGELSASGLVLRFVLGALAAVVVGIVFARAARWIIDRVADPTGRSALTLVLPFAVYLAAEELHASGVVAVVVVALDLRSTSAVDEAADRLAQRSFWDVVELLVTGVAFGLIGLDLRQVIEAAGADLPRMLAHAAAVCGVVLGVRAVWMAAAWLLVRNSPDPSRAPRTGREAVVLGWCGMRGLATLALALSLPASTVDGAFPARAELVVIACSVLVVTLIGPGLTLPLLVRLLGVQADADAEHAAERELTLRARRAALTRMTARERSDELPEEAVTALHERMGRLEALLRGDPPTAEERDRFDALRRGRRVVAEVQADALAAAREEVLAARREPGVDPEAADRVLRRLDLRTVLLD; from the coding sequence GTGGAAGTTCTGCTGCTCGTCGTCGGGCTGATGCTCGCGGCCGTGCTCCTGGTCGGGGTGGGCGACCGGACCCGGCTGCCGTGGCCGGCGTTGATGGTGCTGCTCGGGGTGGTGGTCGCTGCCGTACCAGGGCTTCCGGACGCGTTCGACCTCGATCCCGAGCTGATCCTCCCGCTCTTCCTCCCGCCGCTGCTCTTCGCGACGGCTCAGCGCACCTCGTGGGCGCTCTTCCGGGCCCGGTGGCGCAGCATCGCGCTGCTGGCCGTCGCGCTGGTCGCGGTGACGATCGCGGCGGTCGCCGGCACCGCGCTCGCCATCGTCCCCGGCATCACGCTCACCGCGGCCGTGGCGCTGGGGGCGATGGTGGCGCCGCCGGACCCGGTGGCCGTCGAGGCCGTCGCGGGGCCGGTCCGGATGCCGCGGCGGCTGCTGTCCGTGCTGCAGAGCGAGGGCCTGTTCAACGACGCCACGGCGCTGGTCGTGTTCCAGACCGCGGTGCTCGCCACCGTGCAGGGCGGCGAGCTGTCGGCCTCAGGGCTGGTGCTGCGGTTCGTGCTGGGCGCGCTCGCGGCCGTCGTCGTGGGGATCGTGTTCGCCCGGGCGGCCCGCTGGATCATCGACCGGGTCGCTGACCCGACGGGCCGCAGCGCGCTCACGCTCGTCCTGCCGTTCGCGGTCTACCTCGCCGCCGAGGAGCTGCACGCGTCGGGGGTGGTCGCCGTGGTGGTCGTCGCGCTCGACCTGCGGTCGACGAGCGCGGTGGACGAGGCGGCGGACCGGCTCGCCCAGCGCTCGTTCTGGGACGTCGTCGAGCTGCTCGTCACGGGCGTCGCGTTCGGCCTGATCGGCCTCGACCTGCGCCAGGTGATCGAGGCAGCCGGGGCGGACCTGCCGCGGATGCTCGCGCACGCGGCCGCCGTGTGCGGGGTCGTGCTCGGGGTGCGGGCGGTGTGGATGGCGGCCGCCTGGCTCCTGGTCCGCAACTCCCCCGACCCGTCGAGGGCGCCCCGCACGGGCCGGGAGGCCGTGGTGCTCGGGTGGTGCGGGATGCGTGGCCTCGCGACGCTCGCCCTCGCACTCTCCCTGCCGGCCTCGACCGTCGACGGCGCGTTCCCGGCGCGCGCGGAGCTGGTCGTGATCGCCTGTTCGGTGCTGGTCGTGACGCTGATCGGCCCGGGTCTCACGCTGCCGCTGCTCGTCAGGCTGCTGGGTGTGCAGGCCGACGCGGACGCGGAGCACGCCGCCGAGCGGGAGCTGACCCTGCGGGCCCGCCGCGCCGCGCTCACCCGGATGACGGCGCGCGAGCGCTCCGACGAGCTGCCGGAGGAGGCCGTCACCGCGCTGCACGAACGGATGGGCCGGCTCGAGGCGCTGCTGCGCGGCGATCCGCCGACCGCCGAGGAGCGGGACCGGTTCGACGCGCTGCGCCGCGGCCGGCGGGTCGTGGCGGAGGTGCAGGCCGACGCGCTGGCGGCCGCCCGCGAGGAGGTGCTCGCGGCCCGGCGCGAGCCGGGCGTCGACCCGGAGGCGGCCGACCGCGTCCTGCGCCGGCTCGACCTGCGCACGGTCCTGCTCGACTGA
- a CDS encoding sulfurtransferase encodes MGLSNDPDPKLAEYAHPERLVTTEWLAQHLGDNGLVVVESDEDVLLYDTGHIPGAVKVDWHTELNDPVARDYVDGERFAQICAERGITRDTTVVFYGDRNNWWATYALWVFSLFGHPDVRILDGGRAKWVAENREMTTEQAKPASVDYPVVDRDDTQIRAFKEQVLAHLGKPLVDVRSPGEYSGELLHMPDYPQEGAVRGGHIPGAASVPWARAAAEDATFKTRADLEAIYQQEQGLSPDDDVVAYCRIGERSSHTWFVLTHLLGFSKVRNYDGSWTEWGNSVRVPIVQGSERGSV; translated from the coding sequence ATGGGACTGTCGAACGACCCCGACCCGAAGCTGGCCGAGTACGCGCACCCGGAGCGCCTCGTCACCACCGAGTGGCTCGCCCAGCACCTGGGCGACAACGGGCTCGTCGTCGTGGAGTCCGACGAGGACGTGCTGCTCTACGACACCGGGCACATCCCCGGGGCCGTCAAGGTCGACTGGCACACGGAGCTGAACGACCCGGTCGCCCGCGACTACGTCGACGGCGAGCGCTTCGCTCAGATCTGCGCCGAGCGCGGCATCACGCGCGACACCACGGTCGTGTTCTACGGCGACCGCAACAACTGGTGGGCCACATACGCGCTCTGGGTGTTCTCCCTGTTCGGGCACCCGGACGTGCGGATCCTCGACGGTGGTCGCGCCAAGTGGGTGGCCGAGAACCGCGAGATGACCACCGAGCAGGCCAAGCCCGCGTCCGTGGACTACCCGGTCGTCGACCGCGACGACACGCAGATCCGCGCGTTCAAGGAGCAGGTGCTCGCACACCTCGGCAAGCCGCTGGTCGACGTCCGGTCGCCCGGCGAGTACTCCGGCGAGCTGCTGCACATGCCCGACTACCCGCAGGAGGGTGCGGTGCGCGGCGGGCACATCCCGGGCGCCGCGAGCGTGCCGTGGGCCCGCGCGGCCGCCGAGGACGCCACGTTCAAGACGCGCGCCGACCTGGAGGCGATCTACCAGCAGGAGCAGGGCCTGTCGCCGGACGACGACGTCGTCGCGTACTGCCGCATCGGCGAGCGCTCCAGCCACACCTGGTTCGTGCTCACCCACCTGCTCGGCTTCTCGAAGGTCCGCAACTACGACGGCAGCTGGACGGAGTGGGGCAACTCCGTGCGGGTGCCGATCGTGCAGGGATCCGAGCGCGGGTCGGTATGA
- a CDS encoding SufE family protein, whose amino-acid sequence MTEQTTGALPPQLAELVDDFASVGPKDRLQLLLELSRELPELPERYADAADTMEQVHECQSPLFLAVEVDPDPERRVHLFFSAPPEAPTTRGFASIMHTGLDGEAAGDVLAVPDDFYTALGLAEAVSPLRLRGMAAMLARIKKQVRAATAA is encoded by the coding sequence ATGACCGAGCAGACCACGGGCGCACTGCCGCCGCAGCTCGCGGAGCTGGTCGACGACTTCGCGAGCGTCGGGCCGAAGGACCGGCTGCAGCTGTTGCTGGAGCTCTCGCGGGAGCTGCCCGAGCTCCCGGAGCGGTACGCCGACGCGGCCGACACGATGGAGCAGGTGCACGAGTGCCAGTCGCCGCTGTTCCTGGCGGTGGAGGTCGACCCCGATCCCGAGCGGCGCGTGCACCTGTTCTTCTCGGCACCGCCGGAGGCGCCCACCACGCGCGGCTTCGCGTCGATCATGCACACGGGCCTCGACGGCGAGGCCGCAGGCGACGTGCTCGCCGTGCCCGACGACTTCTACACCGCCCTCGGCCTCGCCGAGGCGGTGAGCCCGCTGCGGCTGCGCGGCATGGCCGCGATGCTCGCGCGGATCAAGAAGCAGGTCAGGGCGGCCACCGCAGCCTGA